The segment TATTAATTAGTTTAATGGGTTTAATAATTCTTTATCTAATTGGCGTTCCCTATATGAATATGATCTTAAATAATGTAATGGGAGTCGAGGTTTCTATGCTGCAAAGTTTTATTGCTATGGCTACATTATATCTACCTGGAGACATATTAAAAATTATAGGGGTTGCTCTTATTGCACCAAGGATAAGGGATTCCATTAAAACCACTATGCATTAACCTAATACTTTTAGAAGCTGGTACTTTATTTGAAAAATTAACTTGTCTCTATCATGATGCTTGATCAAGGTGTAGTCCACCTCATTAGGCATCATATTTTTCTTTACTGCGTTTTCTAATATATAACTTGGGATATTTGCAGAAAAAGGTTAAAATATACTAGGAATAGAATTAAATTATCACGCGTCAATTTATATGAAAGGGGTTTTATTATGCTTTTTGCAATAGATATAGGCAATACTAATATTGTAATGGGTGTTTATCAAGAAAATATTTTAAAACATCATTGGAGGATTTCTACAGATATAAATAAGACTTCTGATGAACTTGCTGTTTTATTTAAGCAATTGTTTACATATAAAGGTGCAACTCTAGCAGATGTTAATGCAGTTGTAATATCATCTGTGGTCCCTACAATTATGTCAGCAATCGAAACAATGTGTGCAGAATACATAAAAGTCAAACCTCTCATAATTGGTCCTGGGATGAAAACAGGGCTGGTAATAAAATTTGATAATCCTAAAGAGGTGGGAGCAGATAGAATAGTAAATGCTGCGGCAGCAGTTGAAAAATACGGGGCACCAGTAGTAATTGTGGATTTTGGTACTGCCACTACTTTCGATGCAATATCTACAGAAGGGTACTATTTGGGTGGGGCTATAACTCCTGGAATTGGTATTTCCATGGATGCACTTTTTAGCAAGGCCGCTAAATTGCCAAGGGTGGAATTACAAAAACCAGATAGTGTAATAGGAAAAAGCACAGTAAAAGGGATGCAATCAGGGATAGTTTATGGATATATAGGACAGGTCGATGGGATTGTTGGGAGAATGAAAAAAGAACTAGGTGGCACTCCAGTAGCAATTGCAACAGGGGGATTGGCAGGTTTTATAGCTACCCACTGTGAAACAATAAACTATATTGACCCATTCTTAACATTAGATGGATTAAAAGTTATTTATGAAAGAAATCTTTAGTATGGTGATTAAATATGCGAATTGGAACAATTAACCTAGACAATCAAATTGTTTCAGCACCAATGGCAGGTGTTAGTGACAAAGTTTTTAGAACATTAGCAAAGGAAAACGGGTGTGCGCTTGCCTTTACGGAAATGGTAAGCGCTAATGCCCTTATCCATAACAATAATAAAACATTTAGCCTTTTTAATATAGATGGAGAGAGACCACCTATAGCAGTACAAATATTTGGGTCAAACCCGGAAATTATGGCACAAGCTGCTCGTATAGTGGAAAAAAAGGAGCCGCAGCTGATAGATATTAATATGGGGTGTCCTGCACCTAAGATAGTAAAGAATAATGAAGGGTCTGCTTTAATGAAAGATCCGATCTTGATTGTAAAGATAGTTGAAGCAGTTTGTAAAGCTGTAAGAGTGCCAGTTACTGTGAAAATAAGGGCTGGTTGGAGTCCAGAAACAATTAATGCAGTTGAAATAGCGGGCCTCATTGAAAAAGCTGGTGCAGCAGCCATTACTGTACATGGACGAACAAGATGTCAGTATTATAAAGGTAAGGCTGATTGGAATATAATAAAACAGGTTAAGAATTCAGTAAAGATACCTGTAATTGGGAATGGAGATATATTGGAACCAGAAGATGCGAAAAATATGCTTGCAGAAACTGGTTGTGACTTTGCAATGATCGGGAGGGGGGCTATGGGCAACCCTTGGATTTTCAAAAGAACTATCACGTATTTAGAGACAGGGGAGCTTTTACCACTACCATCTCCAAAAGAAAGAATAGATATGGGTATAAGACACTACAAAATGATTATAGAGGAAAAGGGTAATGAGTTAGCTGTTAAACAAATGAGAAAACATTTAGCGTGGTATTTTAAGGGTTTAAGAACTGCAACTAGAATGCGACAAGAAATAAATAGTCTGGACAGTACTTACCTGGTATTAGAAAAACTTAATAAATATTATGACGAATACAGTTAAGTTACCTGTCTGAATATGTCGGGTAACTTTATTTGCGTATACTCTAAAATTTTGTTATTATAAATGTATACAATTTTGTGCACAATATGAGGAGACCGTTATGGATGTTATGAGAATTGGAGATAAAGTTCTAAGTAAAAGAAAAATTTCCTCGATAATAGAAAAAGCTTTACATTTAAGATCTGAAGGTTTATCCCAACAAGAGGTTGCAAATATGATGGGATTAGATAGACCTTTTATTTCAAGATTGGAGAAACTAGGTGAAATTAGAAAAGGTAGAAAAATAGGTGTTGTTGCCTTTCCAATTGAAAACAAATTAGAGTTGGAGCAATATTTGAAAGAAGAAGGGGTAGATTTTATGCTCCTGATGACAGACGAGGAAAGGTGGAGTTTTGTAAAAGAAAAACAAGGTATTGAGCTATTTAATGAAGTTATGGATATTATTTCTAGATTAAGATCCTGTGATGTAATTATTGTTATAGGTTCAAATTATAGAATTAAATTATGCGAAGCCTTGGTTGATAAAGAAGTAATTGGCGTAGAGATCGGCAAGTCACCTATTGAATGTGATAAATTAATAGACATGAAAATTATCCAGAATATATTTTCCACAATGAATCTATAGGGAGTGGTAGGGTTGAAAAAAGTAGTGAGTGTAAGTATTGGTTCATCAAAAAGAAATCATG is part of the Desulfitibacter sp. BRH_c19 genome and harbors:
- a CDS encoding nitrogen fixation protein NifR, whose translation is MRIGTINLDNQIVSAPMAGVSDKVFRTLAKENGCALAFTEMVSANALIHNNNKTFSLFNIDGERPPIAVQIFGSNPEIMAQAARIVEKKEPQLIDINMGCPAPKIVKNNEGSALMKDPILIVKIVEAVCKAVRVPVTVKIRAGWSPETINAVEIAGLIEKAGAAAITVHGRTRCQYYKGKADWNIIKQVKNSVKIPVIGNGDILEPEDAKNMLAETGCDFAMIGRGAMGNPWIFKRTITYLETGELLPLPSPKERIDMGIRHYKMIIEEKGNELAVKQMRKHLAWYFKGLRTATRMRQEINSLDSTYLVLEKLNKYYDEYS
- a CDS encoding transcriptional regulator encodes the protein MDVMRIGDKVLSKRKISSIIEKALHLRSEGLSQQEVANMMGLDRPFISRLEKLGEIRKGRKIGVVAFPIENKLELEQYLKEEGVDFMLLMTDEERWSFVKEKQGIELFNEVMDIISRLRSCDVIIVIGSNYRIKLCEALVDKEVIGVEIGKSPIECDKLIDMKIIQNIFSTMNL
- a CDS encoding type III pantothenate kinase is translated as MMLFAIDIGNTNIVMGVYQENILKHHWRISTDINKTSDELAVLFKQLFTYKGATLADVNAVVISSVVPTIMSAIETMCAEYIKVKPLIIGPGMKTGLVIKFDNPKEVGADRIVNAAAAVEKYGAPVVIVDFGTATTFDAISTEGYYLGGAITPGIGISMDALFSKAAKLPRVELQKPDSVIGKSTVKGMQSGIVYGYIGQVDGIVGRMKKELGGTPVAIATGGLAGFIATHCETINYIDPFLTLDGLKVIYERNL